A section of the Candidatus Binataceae bacterium genome encodes:
- a CDS encoding HAMP domain-containing protein — MGANNLSTDSPATAAKEARARRSRAVASDTPAQTNGAAKPWKNGERRARNGRAASPGFDDHALSTDDQNELLQFIEVLKAFKQGDFSVRFEYQKHGLMSQAGELLNDVLGLNEHMTKELVRVGKIVGQEGKMFERASVGAARGDWAVGMTSVNQLIADLVSPTNEVARVITAVARGDLSQKMALEIEGRPVRGEFHRIGETVNSMVDQLNSFAAEVTRVAKEVGNEGKLGGQADVKGVSGTWKDLTENVNGLAANLTAQVRNIAKVTTAVAEGDLSQKITVDARGEIFELKNTINTMVDTLRSFAAEVTRVAKEVGTEGMLGGQAEVRGVSGTWKNLTDSVNVLAANLTTQVRNIAKVTTAVANGDLSQKITVDARGEIFELKNTINTMVDTLRSFAAEVTRVAKEVGTEGKLGGQADVKGVYGTWKDLTDNVNVLATNLTVQLRDVSKVATAIANGDLTQKITVDVRGEILQIKDVINKMVDQLNSFAAEVTRVAKEVGTEGKLGGQAEVKGVSGTWKDLTDNVNGLAANLTTQVRNIAKVTTAVANGDLSQKITVDARGEIYELKNTINTMVDTLRSFAAEVARVANEVGTEGKLGGQAEVKGVSGTWKDLTDNVNVLASNLTVQLRDVSKVATAIADGDLTQKITVDVKGEILQIKDVINKMVDQLNSFAAEVTRVAKEVGTEGKLGGQAEVKGVSGTWKDLTDNVNVLAANLTTQVRNIAKVTTAVANGDLSQKITVDARGEIFELKNTINTMVDTLRSFAAEVTRVAKEVGTEGKLGGQADVKGVYGTWKDLTDNVNVLAANLTTQVRNIAKVTTAVANGDLSQKITVDALGEIFELKNTINTMVDTLRSFAAEVTRVAKEVGTEGKLGGQADVKGVYGTWKDLTDNVNVLASNLTVQLRDVSKVATAIANGDLTQKITVDVRGEILQIKDVINKMVDQLNSFAAEVTRVAKEVGTEGKLGGQAEVKGVSGTWKDLTDNVNFMAANLTKQVRGIIKVVTAVATGDLSQKFVLEAKGEVAGLAETINSMTDTLRTFADQVTTLAREVGIEGKLGGEAIVPGVSGVWKDLTDNVNIMAGNLTKQVRGIVKVVTAVASGDLSQKFVLEAQGEVAALAETINDMTTTLRIFADQVTTVAREVGIEGKLGGQAKVPGAAGTWRDLTDNVNHLAGNLTSQVRAIAEVSTAVAKGDLTRYITVEAQGELAALKDNINTMIGNLKDTTNKNQEQDWLKTNLARFSSLMQGQRNIVSVAQLIMSELTPLLDAQQGAFYTMETDAVGEPVLQLIASYGFGGRKSLANRFRLQETLIGQCAFEKKRILLRDVPSDFIYIASGMGEAPPRSVVVLPVLFEGETKAVIELATLNQFGANHLTFLDQLTDSIGVTLNIISSGMRTDELLQQLKKSNAELEAQASELNDKAKLLEIKNNEVELASLSLEEKAEQLQLISRYKSEFLANMSHELRTPLNSLLILSKMLAENENGNLTEEQVKFAQTVYTSGNDLLSLINEILDLSKVEAGKMPIERRMVRLAEIHDYLWQTFRHEAAQKSLAFEIKMDPTLPDSIFTDASRLQQILKNLLSNAFKFTASGGVVMTVKTASIERGEPMLSFVVQDTGIGISPDKQKLIFEAFQQADGTISRKYGGTGLGLTISREIARLLGGSIDVVSAPDQGSTFTLTLPTTRSGAELPILDERIRLDERFEGNIPALRDGASFEGAKVLLVDDDARNIFALRSVLEKQGMKVLHAENGRVALEILHREPDIEVVLMDTMMPEMDGLAATKAIREIKQFATLPIIALTAKAMKGDREKALEAGATDYVTKPVELEKLLAVVDYWRTGIERIAPAITQSVTTDG, encoded by the coding sequence ATGGGTGCAAATAACCTCTCGACGGATTCGCCCGCAACGGCCGCCAAGGAAGCGCGAGCGCGGCGCTCGCGAGCGGTCGCCTCTGACACGCCCGCGCAAACGAACGGCGCCGCGAAACCGTGGAAGAACGGAGAGCGGCGCGCCCGCAACGGTCGCGCCGCAAGCCCCGGATTCGACGACCACGCCCTATCGACCGATGACCAGAACGAGCTCCTGCAGTTCATCGAGGTCCTCAAGGCCTTCAAGCAAGGCGATTTCAGCGTCAGGTTCGAATATCAAAAACATGGCCTCATGAGTCAGGCAGGAGAACTGCTCAACGACGTTCTCGGCCTGAACGAGCACATGACAAAGGAACTCGTGCGGGTCGGCAAGATCGTCGGCCAGGAAGGCAAGATGTTCGAGCGGGCGTCGGTCGGCGCCGCGCGCGGCGACTGGGCGGTGGGGATGACCAGCGTCAACCAGCTGATCGCCGACCTCGTATCCCCCACCAACGAAGTTGCCCGCGTTATCACGGCGGTCGCGCGCGGCGACCTGTCGCAGAAGATGGCGCTCGAGATCGAAGGGCGGCCGGTTCGCGGCGAGTTTCACCGCATCGGCGAGACCGTCAACAGCATGGTCGATCAGCTCAACTCGTTCGCCGCCGAAGTCACGCGCGTCGCCAAGGAAGTCGGCAACGAAGGCAAGCTCGGCGGTCAGGCCGACGTTAAAGGCGTCAGCGGCACCTGGAAGGACCTCACCGAGAACGTCAACGGTCTCGCCGCCAACCTCACGGCTCAGGTCCGCAATATCGCCAAGGTTACCACCGCAGTCGCCGAGGGCGATCTGTCGCAGAAAATCACTGTCGATGCGCGCGGTGAAATCTTCGAGCTCAAAAACACCATCAACACCATGGTCGATACGCTGCGCTCGTTCGCGGCGGAAGTTACCCGTGTCGCCAAGGAAGTCGGCACCGAGGGTATGCTCGGCGGGCAGGCCGAGGTTCGCGGCGTCAGCGGCACGTGGAAGAATCTGACCGACAGCGTCAACGTCCTGGCCGCGAATCTGACTACCCAGGTCCGCAACATCGCAAAAGTTACTACCGCGGTCGCGAACGGCGACCTCTCGCAGAAGATCACTGTCGATGCGCGCGGTGAAATCTTCGAGCTCAAAAACACCATCAACACGATGGTCGATACGCTGCGATCATTCGCCGCCGAAGTTACCCGTGTCGCCAAGGAAGTCGGCACCGAAGGCAAGCTCGGCGGCCAGGCCGACGTCAAAGGCGTTTACGGCACCTGGAAAGATCTCACCGATAACGTCAACGTGCTCGCGACCAATCTCACCGTTCAGTTGCGCGACGTTTCGAAAGTCGCAACCGCGATCGCCAACGGCGACCTCACGCAGAAGATCACGGTCGATGTCCGCGGCGAAATCCTTCAGATCAAAGACGTGATCAACAAGATGGTTGATCAGCTCAACTCGTTCGCCGCCGAAGTTACCCGCGTCGCCAAGGAAGTCGGCACCGAGGGCAAGCTCGGCGGCCAGGCGGAGGTCAAAGGCGTCAGCGGCACCTGGAAGGACCTGACCGACAACGTCAACGGCCTCGCCGCAAACCTCACCACCCAGGTCCGTAATATCGCGAAGGTTACTACCGCAGTTGCTAATGGCGACCTGTCGCAGAAGATCACTGTCGATGCGCGCGGTGAAATCTACGAACTGAAAAACACCATCAACACGATGGTCGATACGCTGCGATCGTTCGCCGCCGAAGTCGCACGCGTCGCCAACGAGGTTGGTACGGAAGGTAAGCTCGGCGGTCAGGCCGAAGTTAAAGGCGTCAGCGGCACCTGGAAGGACCTGACCGATAACGTCAACGTCCTCGCCTCGAACCTCACTGTTCAGTTGCGCGACGTGTCCAAGGTCGCAACCGCGATCGCCGATGGCGACCTCACTCAGAAGATCACGGTCGACGTCAAAGGTGAAATCCTTCAGATCAAAGACGTCATCAATAAGATGGTCGATCAGCTGAACTCCTTCGCGGCGGAGGTCACGCGCGTCGCCAAGGAAGTCGGCACCGAAGGCAAGCTCGGCGGCCAGGCGGAAGTTAAAGGCGTCAGCGGCACCTGGAAGGACCTGACCGACAACGTCAACGTTCTGGCCGCGAATCTGACTACCCAGGTCCGTAACATCGCAAAGGTTACTACCGCGGTCGCCAACGGCGACCTCTCGCAGAAGATCACCGTCGATGCGCGCGGCGAAATCTTCGAACTCAAAAACACTATCAATACGATGGTCGATACGCTGCGCTCGTTTGCGGCGGAAGTTACCCGCGTTGCCAAAGAAGTCGGGACCGAAGGCAAGCTCGGCGGCCAGGCCGACGTCAAAGGCGTTTATGGCACCTGGAAGGATCTCACCGACAACGTCAACGTCCTGGCCGCGAATCTCACTACCCAGGTCCGCAACATCGCAAAAGTTACTACCGCGGTCGCTAACGGTGACCTGTCGCAAAAAATCACCGTCGACGCCCTCGGCGAAATCTTCGAACTCAAAAACACCATCAACACGATGGTCGATACGCTGCGATCGTTCGCGGCGGAAGTTACGCGCGTCGCCAAAGAAGTCGGGACCGAGGGAAAACTCGGCGGCCAGGCCGACGTCAAAGGCGTGTACGGCACCTGGAAGGATCTGACCGACAACGTTAACGTCCTGGCCTCCAACCTCACCGTACAGCTTCGCGACGTCTCCAAGGTCGCCACCGCCATCGCCAACGGCGACCTTACTCAAAAGATCACCGTCGATGTCCGCGGCGAAATCCTCCAGATCAAAGACGTGATCAACAAGATGGTCGATCAGCTGAACTCGTTCGCCGCCGAAGTTACGCGCGTGGCGAAAGAAGTCGGCACCGAAGGCAAGCTCGGCGGCCAGGCCGAAGTCAAAGGCGTCAGCGGGACGTGGAAGGATCTGACCGACAACGTCAATTTCATGGCCGCGAATCTGACCAAGCAGGTGCGCGGCATTATCAAGGTCGTTACCGCGGTCGCGACCGGTGACCTCTCGCAAAAATTCGTGCTCGAAGCCAAAGGCGAAGTCGCGGGCCTGGCGGAAACGATCAATAGCATGACCGACACGCTGCGAACCTTCGCCGACCAGGTCACGACGCTCGCGCGTGAAGTCGGTATCGAAGGGAAGCTCGGCGGCGAAGCTATCGTCCCTGGCGTGTCGGGCGTATGGAAGGACCTCACCGACAACGTCAATATCATGGCCGGCAACCTGACCAAGCAGGTCCGCGGTATCGTCAAAGTCGTGACCGCAGTCGCGAGCGGTGATCTCTCGCAGAAGTTCGTCCTCGAAGCGCAAGGTGAAGTTGCCGCGCTGGCCGAGACCATCAACGACATGACCACTACGCTGCGCATATTCGCAGATCAGGTCACCACGGTTGCGCGTGAAGTCGGTATCGAAGGAAAACTTGGCGGTCAGGCAAAAGTTCCCGGCGCGGCCGGCACCTGGCGCGACCTCACCGACAACGTCAACCATCTCGCAGGAAATCTCACTTCGCAGGTGCGCGCGATTGCCGAAGTCTCGACCGCCGTCGCGAAGGGTGACCTTACCCGTTATATCACCGTCGAAGCGCAAGGCGAGCTGGCCGCACTCAAAGACAACATCAACACGATGATCGGCAATCTCAAGGACACGACTAACAAGAACCAGGAGCAGGATTGGCTAAAGACCAACCTGGCGCGCTTCTCCAGCTTGATGCAGGGGCAGCGTAATATTGTGTCGGTCGCCCAGTTGATCATGAGCGAGCTGACCCCGCTGCTCGACGCCCAGCAGGGCGCGTTCTATACGATGGAGACCGACGCGGTCGGCGAGCCCGTACTCCAGTTGATCGCCAGCTATGGCTTCGGCGGCCGCAAATCTCTGGCTAATCGCTTTCGCCTCCAGGAAACGCTCATCGGCCAGTGCGCGTTCGAGAAAAAAAGAATACTGCTTCGCGATGTACCTTCGGACTTCATCTATATTGCGAGCGGTATGGGAGAGGCCCCGCCTCGCTCCGTCGTCGTGCTTCCAGTCCTGTTCGAAGGTGAAACCAAAGCTGTTATCGAACTGGCCACGCTCAATCAATTCGGCGCCAATCACCTGACCTTCCTCGATCAGCTCACTGACTCGATTGGTGTTACGCTCAATATCATTTCTTCCGGAATGCGCACCGACGAGCTATTGCAGCAGCTCAAGAAGTCGAATGCCGAACTCGAAGCGCAGGCCAGTGAGCTCAATGACAAAGCCAAGCTACTCGAAATCAAGAACAACGAAGTGGAGCTGGCGAGCCTGAGCCTCGAAGAAAAAGCCGAACAGCTGCAACTCATTTCGCGATATAAGTCCGAGTTCCTGGCCAATATGAGCCACGAGCTGCGCACTCCACTCAATAGCCTGCTCATCCTGAGCAAGATGCTGGCGGAGAACGAGAACGGCAATCTCACGGAAGAGCAGGTCAAGTTTGCGCAAACGGTATACACATCGGGCAACGACCTGCTGTCGCTGATTAACGAGATTCTCGACCTGTCGAAGGTCGAGGCCGGTAAGATGCCGATCGAGCGCCGGATGGTTCGCCTCGCGGAGATCCACGATTACCTTTGGCAGACGTTCCGCCACGAAGCCGCGCAGAAGTCGCTAGCCTTCGAAATAAAAATGGATCCAACGCTGCCAGACAGTATCTTCACCGATGCCAGTCGTTTGCAGCAGATCCTGAAGAATCTCCTCTCCAATGCATTCAAGTTCACTGCATCGGGCGGAGTCGTGATGACGGTGAAAACTGCATCCATCGAGCGTGGCGAACCGATGCTAAGTTTCGTCGTGCAGGATACCGGAATTGGTATTTCGCCCGACAAGCAGAAACTCATCTTCGAGGCTTTCCAGCAGGCGGACGGTACAATCAGTCGCAAATATGGTGGTACCGGACTCGGACTGACTATCAGTCGCGAGATCGCGCGCCTGCTCGGCGGATCGATCGACGTCGTGAGCGCGCCGGATCAAGGCAGCACGTTTACCCTGACGCTGCCAACCACGCGCAGCGGGGCCGAGCTTCCGATCCTCGACGAACGCATCAGGCTCGATGAACGCTTCGAAGGAAATATTCCGGCGCTGCGCGACGGCGCCAGCTTCGAGGGCGCCAAGGTGCTGCTCGTCGATGACGACGCGCGCAACATTTTCGCACTGCGCTCGGTACTCGAAAAGCAAGGTATGAAGGTCCTTCACGCCGAGAATGGACGGGTCGCGCTCGAGATATTGCATCGCGAGCCGGATATCGAAGTTGTGCTGATGGATACCATGATGCCGGAGATGGACGGCCTCGCGGCGACCAAGGCGATCCGCGAGATTAAGCAGTTCGCCACCCTGCCGATCATCGCTCTTACCGCAAAAGCCATGAAGGGCGATCGCGAGAAGGCCCTCGAGGCCGGCGCGACTGACTATGTCACCAAGCCGGTCGAGCTCGAAAAGCTCCTCGCGGTTGTAGACTATTGGCGCACGGGCATTGAGCGCATCGCCCCCGCGATTACTCAGAGCGTAACGACCGATGGGTGA
- a CDS encoding CSLREA domain-containing protein, with translation MCTCLPAWTGQNCDFPVDNGQPSQTVNTTTDDSGSSDGLCSLRKAINNANSPGADTTGGDCVTANATDTITFSVTGTITLSGSLPTIANSSPGSLTIDGTGQSITIDGGGSQALEVGSGATLTLNNLTITNGGNSSGNGGGIYNNGGTLTVLNSTLSSNSAGNGGGIANEGSLTVTNSTFFGNSASTNGGGIFNDSSATSTVTNSTFSGNGTGGGIYNNNSAASVTVTNTILADSGSGTNCSGNGVTNGGYNIADDTSCKFGSSTGADSQTLGDGVSASLASALANNGGPAETLAELVGSISIDAIPFADCIFPSGALNPCTDPPSVTSSTQLTCDQRGQPRPDPFDGPGGPCDIGAYEFQATSPTPTPTPTPTATATSTATATATASATATATPTQTATATATASPTATATASSTPTATATNTATATATATPTATATATPTATATSTATATASATATATPTRTATATATATATSTRTATPTRTPTATPTATLTATPTRTPTPTPTRFAGISGTIGCQLESVAVLSLRYGTLNNAASRLGYPNVNDLEKAINQYCFPPRS, from the coding sequence GTGTGCACCTGCCTCCCTGCCTGGACCGGGCAAAATTGCGACTTTCCGGTCGATAACGGTCAGCCTTCGCAGACCGTCAATACGACGACCGATGACAGCGGTTCCAGTGATGGGCTATGCAGTCTCCGAAAGGCGATCAACAACGCCAACAGCCCGGGCGCCGACACCACTGGCGGAGACTGCGTAACCGCCAACGCCACCGACACCATTACCTTCAGCGTCACCGGAACGATCACGCTGAGCGGCAGCCTGCCGACGATCGCTAACTCGTCGCCCGGCAGTTTGACGATTGATGGGACCGGGCAGTCCATCACCATTGATGGTGGAGGTTCCCAGGCGCTGGAAGTCGGGTCGGGAGCGACGCTCACGCTCAATAATCTTACGATTACTAACGGCGGCAACAGTTCAGGGAACGGCGGCGGCATCTATAACAATGGCGGCACACTGACCGTCCTCAACAGCACCCTCTCCAGCAACAGCGCCGGCAATGGCGGCGGCATTGCGAACGAAGGCTCGCTGACGGTCACTAACAGCACCTTCTTCGGCAATAGCGCATCAACCAACGGCGGCGGCATTTTCAATGACAGCAGTGCCACGTCAACCGTGACTAACAGCACCTTCTCGGGCAACGGCACCGGCGGCGGCATCTACAACAACAACTCCGCTGCTAGCGTAACCGTGACCAACACCATCCTGGCTGACAGCGGCTCCGGCACTAACTGCTCCGGCAATGGCGTCACTAATGGCGGCTACAACATCGCCGACGACACGAGCTGCAAATTCGGCAGCAGCACCGGCGCTGATAGCCAGACCCTCGGAGACGGCGTCTCGGCATCGCTCGCCAGCGCACTGGCCAATAACGGCGGACCTGCGGAGACCCTCGCGGAGCTGGTGGGCAGTATCTCGATTGACGCCATCCCCTTTGCCGACTGCATCTTTCCCTCGGGCGCGTTGAATCCTTGTACCGATCCGCCGTCCGTCACCTCGTCCACCCAACTCACCTGCGACCAGCGTGGTCAGCCGCGGCCCGATCCCTTCGATGGTCCGGGCGGCCCGTGCGATATCGGCGCGTATGAGTTTCAGGCGACCTCGCCGACCCCGACTCCCACCCCGACCCCGACCGCGACCGCAACTTCTACGGCAACAGCAACCGCGACTGCCAGTGCGACGGCTACCGCGACTCCAACTCAGACCGCCACGGCCACTGCGACCGCCAGCCCGACTGCAACAGCGACGGCGAGTTCAACCCCAACTGCGACGGCCACCAATACGGCCACAGCTACTGCAACCGCAACGCCGACCGCCACCGCGACCGCGACGCCAACCGCGACCGCAACTTCTACGGCCACAGCGACCGCCAGCGCGACGGCGACAGCGACTCCAACTCGGACCGCCACTGCGACTGCGACCGCCACGGCCACCAGCACACGAACCGCCACCCCAACTCGAACGCCAACTGCCACGCCGACTGCGACGCTAACCGCAACTCCGACGCGCACGCCGACACCCACACCGACGCGCTTCGCCGGAATTTCCGGAACCATAGGATGTCAGCTCGAAAGCGTCGCGGTCCTTTCCCTGCGATATGGAACCCTGAACAACGCCGCGTCGCGGCTGGGTTATCCAAATGTCAACGACCTGGAGAAGGCCATCAATCAATACTGCTTTCCTCCTCGGAGTTGA